In the genome of Oncorhynchus nerka isolate Pitt River linkage group LG4, Oner_Uvic_2.0, whole genome shotgun sequence, the window ttcttagctacagtatacatatctccctggaatattacatttatgcagcagcaagacatttttggactcacctcacttgaacaggaaagtGGCGCAGCAGTCATTCTGGGCAGAATTTGTCAAACTGTCatcagtctggcattctctggacttatggtgctttcaagacaactggaaacttgATGGCAGGGACCTAGCGAGCTccctgccccagtgatgtacttggccatacgcactaccctctgtagtccCTTGCAGTCAGATGccaagtagttgccataccaagcggtgatgcagccagtcaaggtgctctcagtggtgcagctgcagaatttgaggatctgagggctgatggcaaatcttttcagcctccagAGGTGGAaggggcattgtcgtgccctcctcATGACCATGTTGATGTGTCTGGATCATGAAAGATCCTTAGGGACGTGAACActgatttcagtttccctgcattaaaatcaccggccACTAAAAGCACCGCCTTCGGgtgtgcattttcttgtttgcttatggccctatacagctcgttgagtgtggtcttagtgacAGCATTGGTTTGGTGGTGGTAAAAtggacagctacgaaaaatagaTAAAACTCTCATGGTAAATAAcatggtctgcagcttatcatgaggtttGGGGACCCAAGCATGCAAAAACATTAGAGATCATGCACCAGTTGGTTAACAAAGAGACAGACCCCCCCATCTTACCTGAGGATGCTGACCAGTCTTGACAATGCATGGAAAAGCCAGAAGTATATTATCCATGTTCTTGTTCAGCCAAAACTCCATAAAACATAGAATATTAAAGTTCTTCAGGTCCCATTGATAGAATAGTCTcaaacggagctcatccagtttgttcTCTAGTGACTGGCGGTTTATTTGCACACCAACGTATTCTAGTCAGAATGCCAGCTGGTCTGCCACAAATGCAGCAACCACCGTTGGATATTTTAACAAAATAAACAGGTACTTAAGTTAAAGGCTTTTTATTTTCAATTGGTAGGTTGATAGCGGTCTACAATAATAAAATACAACAAATCAGAAAAAAATAGGAGAAATAATCAATACAATTATTTTAATGTACAAAAGCCTAATCGCCCACACAGTCCCCAAGACTTATCCCCTCCCCAATCACCCTGATCTGGTTTAAAAAACAGCAGCAGCATACTTAAGTTGCTGTCTTCTGTGGAAATAATATCTGTGAAGATAATACGGCATGAGGACAAAACTGTTTTCTTCTATAGATTACAGCTGAGAGTTCATAGTATCAGGTCTGACGTGCCTTTAGCGTAATTGCAATATCGACCCAGTTGGAACGATAAAACTCACATCACTGAATTCCATTCAATAGTTAACATGGAATTCTGAGACACAGTGCAATTCAAGGAATTCAATCCGTGACAGTCTATGATAATATCCCTACAAAGGAGCAGAGTAGATGAATGACCGTTGAATGTGCACAAAGCTGCAAAACATTCATACAAATACACTGTTGGCTACAATTACATTTAATAGGAACAGTGTGTCCCATTTACTCACATCAAATAGAATTTGAGGGAGTAGAAATTAAAATCAGGAGTATTGGGGTGAAGTATAGAGATAGGGCTTCAATTGAAATGAAGGGCCAACAGTACTATTGAGTCAATTCATCCAATGCAACAATGTTAATCTACAAAAACAAATATGCATTTGGCAACATCAAATACTATCAAGGGAATGAGGCAGGACTGAGGTGGGATATTTCAAGAAAGAAAATGTTCAATATAACAGATCGAGAAATGCAAGTCCTGTTGGGAGAAGCTTGGGGGGGTGGGAGGGGATTGTTGACAGTAGGGACAATAGCCCAGTCCCAAAACCACTAACCCTTTGCAGATGACAACAAACCAGATAGGTTTAAGAAATATAGATAGATCCCCTAAAAGTATTACAAGATTCAGTCCAGAAGCATCTATCACTTAGGTTTTTGCAGATCTAAAGGGATGAGACGGATATAAACAAACTAGTGACAGCTCAACCTTTCAATGAGGCTTAGGGGAGCTTACATCATGTTGCTTATACACATCTCATTCCTTCAGATCTGTAAACACTGAAGAGGTAAGAGCTATGGTTAGTTCTGGACCAGACCAAGGTGAAGCCATTGTATTGTCATTTCTTAGTTACACCTATCCACTTCCTTAAGACAGCAAACGGGAAATTGGTGAGGGAAAGAGGCAACGGGCTATTTTTGGAGTGAACAAAATGGCTCTTGTGATTAGAGGAAATAaggtgttgttgttctgggaggGATGACCCGCTCCGAGTCGGGCACGGCGCGGAACAGCTTGGGCTCCCGGGTGTTCACGTCTTTGAAGACCATGATGGAGGCAATGTTTCCACAGCGGTAACAGTAGTTGGGCGCGGACCACACCGTCACCAGCTTCTCGTCAAACATGAACTTGTAGCCCTCGTGGACCAGCTGGTGTGCACGGCAAATCAGCTTCAGATTATTGATGTGAACAAACTGAAATGGGTCAAACAGAACCACAGATGAGCTCAGTATTCAACATAGGTCTCTCTttcaaattgaaaaaaaaaaaaaatgcacaaAACAAATTGGGCAGcagggatcttgatccaggaggtGATTGTCTCTGCTATAACCAAGAAGCTTGAGCTTACAAGCTAGCAAGTTAGAGAACCAAATGCATAACTGGAGCCCTGAACTGAAGATGAGTTAACTATCTAAGATGTGCCAAATAAATTATATTTTATAAGCAGTGGCGTAGCATGCAAACCCCGAGCATTTTTACTGTATTGAAAATCATAccggtatactgtatataccacccaaGCCTACCGTCTAGGTCTATTCATATCATCATTATAAGCTGTAGTAGTTAGCCCTCTACTCAGGACAATTTGATGCGTTTACCTCATTAGTGACCTTGGCGCCAAACAGCCAGCCTGCACCTCGCGGACTGATGGCCCAGGTGTCCACATCCTCTGGGTCCGACCACACCAGGTCACAGAAGGCCCCCTTGTGGGGAATCTCTTGGTTGCGCTCGATTGTGCGGATCTGGTCCAGGGTCTTGATGTCAGGTGAAAGACCACCATGCACACAAAGGACCTGCTCGTCTATCAACTGTGGTAAGAAACTCTGTAAGTGATTGATTCATATGTGTGGGAAAATGTAAGATAGATAAAGCACATGTATTCAAAGAAGTGTGAATGGTCATGGTGATTGGACTTACAGCCGCTACTGTTAGCATGTCAAACACTTTAGTGCAGTATCGCCACGCATTTGCATTTCCATATTTAGTTTGGCACTCATCTGCAAAAAATAACAGGTAAAAATCGAGAACACTTTACAAATCTGGCAgcacttattattattatgttttttaCACTGAACGAAACTATAAGCATaacacgcaacaatttcaaaactttaactgagttacagttcacattTATGTGTTCCCTAGTggcacagaggtctaaggcacggCATATcagcgctagaggcgtcactgcagaccctggttagattccaggctgtgtcacaaccggccgtgattgggagtcctatagggcggcacacaatttaaccagcattgtccgggttagggtttgctggggtaggccgtcattgtaaataagaatttgttcttaactgactggcctagttaaataaaggttaaataataaaatGTAGAGAAATCAGAAATttgaaattaattaattaggccctaatcaatggatttcacTCGACTGGGAATACCGATATGCATCTATTGGTCACAGATAACTTTAAAAAACAATTGGGGcggggatcagaaaaccagtcagtatctggtgtgaccaccatttgcctcatacagtgcaaaacatctccttcgcatcgagttgatcaggctgttgattgtggcctgtggaatgttgtcccactcttttTCAATGGctatgtgaagttgctggatattggtgggaactgagACACGCTGTGGTACATATTGATCCAgatcatcccaaacatgctcaatgggtgacatgttgggtgagtacgcaggccatggaagaactccAAGAATTGCAGTGTTCGTACAGACAGTGGCAAATCAAATTCAAGGACTTTTTCAAGCACTAATATTTTCAAGGGCCATCAATTTGTAATACTTAATGTTATAGAATTGTTTCTGGTCACCACCAGATGGCAGTATATCGCCACAACCGCATGAAAGAAAAACAACTACCATAGTATTTATCACTACCCTATAAGTTCTACTCAATAATACATTGTTTCACTACTTATTTACTCAATACGTGAGTGGTAAATCAGTACGGATTATTTTGTCATCTGAGTAGTGACGAATCTACATTTGCCCGGCATTTTAGCCATTGATGTGAGGTTTGGCGgcgtcaaatcaaatctaattttaatagtcacagtgaaatgcttacttacagactcttaaccaataatgcagttGAAAAAAATAATAGCAAAAAGtacttaaagagcagcagtaaaataacaatagcgagactatatagagggggggtaccggtacagagtcaccggttagttgaggtaatatgtacatataggtagagttAATAGAGTGACTATGcctagatgataacaacagagattaGCAGCGGcgtaagagagggggagaggtgggacaATGCAAAAAGTCTGGGCAGCCacttgattaggtgttcaggagtcttatggcttgagggtagaagctgtttagaagtctcttggaccttgacttggcgcttcggtaccgcttgccgtgcggatgcagagagaatagtctatgactagggtggctggagtctaacaatttttagggccttcctcggacactgcctggtatagaggacctggatggcaggaagcttggccccagttatgtactgggccgttcgcactaccctctgtagtgccttgcggtcggaggccgggcagttgccataccaggcagtgatgcgcaaccagtcaggatgctcttgatggtgcagctgtagaaccttttgaggatctcaggacccatgccaaataagttcagtctcctgagggggaataggttttgtcgtgccctcttcacgactgtcttggtgtgcttggaccatgttagtttgttggtgatgtggacaccaaggaacttgaagctctcaacctgctccactgcagccccgtcgatgagatgcttggtcctctttttcctgtagtccacaatcatctcctttgtcttgatcacattgggagagaggttgttgtcctagcaccacacggccaggtctctgacctcctccctataggctgtctcgtcgatggtcaggcctaccactgttgtgtcataagcaaacttaacgatggtgttggagtcgtgcctggccgtgcagtcatgagtgaacaagggagtacaggagtggactgagcacacacccctgtgttgaggatcagcatggcggatgtgttgttacctacctttactaccagggagcagcccgtcaggaagtccaggatccaattgcagagggagatgtttagtcccagggtccttagcttattgatgagctttgggggcactatgatgttgaacgctgagctgtagtcaatgaatagcattctcacataggtgttccttttgtccaggtgggaaagggcagtgtggagtgcaatagagattgcatcatctgtggatctgttagggcggtatgcaaattggagtgggtctagggtttctgggataatggtgttgatgtgagccatgatcagcctttcaaagcacttcatggctacagacgtgagtgctacgggtcggtagtcatttaggcaggttaccttagtgttcttgggcacaggcactatggtagtctgcttaaaacatgttggtattacagactcggacaaggagaggttaaaaatgtcagtgaagacacttgctagttggtcagcgtatgcttgcagtacacgtcctggtaatccatctggacctgcggccttgtgaatgttgacctgtctaaaggtcttactcacaccggctgcggagagcatgatcacacagtcttccggaacagctggtgctctcatgcatgtttcagtgttattttcctcgaagcgagcctagctcgtctggtaggctcgtgtcactgggcagttcaCGGCGGTGCTTCCCTTTGAAGTCTGTAATGGTTTggaagccctgccacatctgacgagcgagcgtcagagctggtgtagtacgattcgatcttagtcctgtattgacgctttgcctgtttgatggttcgtcagagggcataacggcatttcttataagcttccgagttagagtcccgctccttgaaagctcagtgtggatgttgcctgtaatccatggcttctggttggggtatgtacgtacggtcactgtggggacgacgtcatcgatgcacttattgatgaagccaatgactgatgcggtgtactcctcaatgccatcagaggaatctcagaacatattccagtctgtgctagcatctgcttcacctgaccacatttttattgatctagactggtgcttcctgctttaatttttgcttgtgagcaggaatcaggaggatagaattatggtagatcatgtggtctacagcttatcatgagatacgctacctcaggcgagcaatagcgaGACTTACTTAAATATCGTGcatcagctgttatttacaaaaatacatagcctTCTGCCccatgtcttaccagacgccgctgttctatcctgccattacagcgtataaccagccagctgtatgttgatagtgtcatcATTCAGCCATGACTCTGTGAAGCTTAAGATATCGctgttttgaatgtcccgttggtagctTAATCTTGCGCGTAGGTCATCCgttttattctccaaagattgcacgtttgctagcagaatggaaggaagtgggggtttattcgatcgcctacgaattctcagaaggcagcctacccgttggcccctttttctccacctcctcttcatgCAAATCACAGGAATCTGGGCCTGTCTCCGAGAAAGGAGTATATCATTTGCGTCTGGcgcgtcagactcgttaaaggaaaaaaaggattctgccagtccgtgaTGAGGAAttgcagtcctgatgtccagaagttatttttggtcataagagacgcaacattatgtacaaaataagtatttaaaaaaacaaagtCAGTTCAGCCCAAATTAGAATTAGCAAAACCAATACATTTTTCTAATGTTTTTCATAAATGTATTTGATCATTATCTGTTCTCCTCATTTTAATTCAAGTACCAACTTGAGAAAATGTCTGAGTACTTAAATTTCAGAATGCCAAATTCACATACTTTAAGCACCTCAAGCTCCTTTTGCAAACcctggaattgtgtacagatccttgcgacatgggactGTGCATTATCATGATAAAATATgtaatggcggcggatgaatggcacgacaaaggccccaggatctcgtcacggtatgttgtctgtgcattcaaattggcattgataaaatgcaatcaTGTTTGTTGTCCGTTGCTTATGCATGCCGCTGCCATAACCATaacaccaccatggggcactctgttcacaatctTGATATCAGCAAACAGCTCgtccacacgacaccatacacacGGTCTGCCTGGTAcaattgaaaccgggattcatccgtgaagagcacacttctccagcatgccagcggccatcgaaggtgagcattttcccactgaagtcgatTACAacactgaactgcagtcaggttaaGAACCTGGTCTCAGAAGAGCATGCGGATGAGCTTCCccgagatggtttctgacagtatGTGCAGATATTCTTCCAttgtacaaacccacagttttatcagctgtctaggtggctggtctcagacgaccccgcaggtgaagaagccggatatggaggtcctgggctggcgtgtttacggttgtgaggccggttggtagtattgtcaaattctctaaaatgacgttggaggcgctTTATATTAAAGAAagtaacattcaattctctgccaaaagctctggtggacattcctgcagtcagcataccaattgcacactcccttaaaacttgagacatctgtagcattgtgttgtgagacaaaacttcacattttaaaGGGGCCTTTCATTGTCCCCAACCCAAGCTGCACCTGtgtgatgatcatgctgtttaacctttttgggatagggggcagcattctcacttttggatgaatagcccagagtgaactgcctcctactccttcccagatgctaatatatgcatattattattagattggatagaaaacactatgaagtttctaaaactgtttgaatgatgtctgtgagtataacagaactcatttggcaggcgaaaacctgagataaATCCAACcatgaagtgggaaatctgaggtttgtagtttttcaaagattggcctaccaaatacacagtgtctctgggattaagttgcacttcctacggcttccactagatgtcaaccgtctttagaaactggtttgaggattctactataaaggaggggctcatgagaccagtttgagtcagtggtctggcagagtgtctcaggctcgtgatgcgcgctcccgacagagtttcctctcgttccagtgcttttcttcagacataggaattctccggttggaacattattgatgttttatgttaaaaacatcctaacgattgattccatacatcgtttaacttgtttctacgacctgtaacagaacattgagtttttgtctggatgaagtgctCTCGCTTCATAAAGATaaattactgggctgaacacgctaacaacaagtggctatttggacataaatgatggactttatggaacaaatcagtcatttattgccgaactgggattcctgggagtgccttctgatgatcaaaggtaagtgaatattttttgtgttatttctaacttctgttgactccaaaattgcagatatttctctggctggattgGTCTCTGAGTGccattctcagattatgctttttctgtaaagttttttaaaaaaaatttaatctgacacagcggttaaggagaagtctatctttaattctgtgaataacatttatcttttatcaatgttttatgagtatttctgcaaaatcacaggatgttttggaatcaaaacattactgcacgtaactctgcaatgtaaactgagatttttggatataaatatgcacattatcgaacaaaacatacatgtattgtgtaacacgatgtcctatgaatgtcatctgatgaagatcatcaaaggttagtgatgaatttgtatctatatttctgctttttgtgactcccaTCTTTGGCtgtaaaaatggctgtgtgtttttttgcttggtggtgatctaacatatACATACAGGTGTTGCatctcaagaagctgattaacctTTCTAGTGCTAGccgaacccctcgacaacattccgctgaaaaggcagcgcacgaaatgtaaaaaaaaaaaaattgaaatatgtaactttcacacattaacaagtccaatacagcaaatgaaagataaagcatttttgaaatcggacacgatgggtttatctttcatttgctgtaaagcattttttaaattggacacgatgggtagattaacaagaagtttatctttcatttgctgtattggacttgttaatgtgtgaaagttacatatttcaaaaaatatttagtgcgctgccttttcagcggaatgttgtcgaggggttccgctagcggaacgcctgcgctagaaaggttaatcagcttcttgagatGCAACACCTGTCTGGTGGATagattgtcttggcaaaggagaaatgctcactttgatagaaataagctttttggacATATGAAGaatttctggaatcttttattttagctcaagGTTAAATGGTAATTACACCATAATAACTTAGAAATTCAGCTACTTGTTTGCTTCTTGATACCAGGTTAGTTACCAATTGTTCCAATAACTATGGCACGAGACCCTACAAGGATACATATGGTCTTATGTGTTGTTAGAGTTAATGTGCCCCCAGCAATTAGGCATGTTGCTCACCGTAAAAGCCGTACACCTGTGTTATCTGCCTGCTTTCGTGATTTCCTCGTAGAAGCGTGATGCGGTCCGGCCACTTGGCTTTTAAGGCTAGCAGATACGTGAATGTCTCCAAGCTGTAGTATCCCCTGTCCACAAAGTCTCCCTGGGCAAAACAGACAGGCATTGACCAGGGTTCAGATCAATCGCAAGTCAGATCCAGCTTATGTTctaaattcattttttttttatgcaGGGCATAACAATATAATACAACTTCCCACTTACCATAAAAATGTAGTTTGTGTCTGGAACTTGTCCGCCAGTTCTGAAGAGTTCACATAGGTCATAAAACTGGAGACAGTGTTCAGAAAGAGAATTTCACATTTACTATAAAAATGGGGATATTCAGAATGTGCACAGTAGATATATTTGTTTGATCATTTAAAACAAAACAACCACACATTGGGATAATGCATTTAAAATCATGGACGATGATTTTTAATgtagaaacaaaacaaaaaagagttaaagaacaaattaatTTGGGAATGGTATCAAAAAGAACATTGGATATTACCTGGCCATGAATGTCTCCACAAacagtgactggggtggatactgGTTGAACATTTGATTCCTCGAGTAGCAAATCACATACATAGTCACATAATCTCTGAGAGGGATGAGACATGACAAAATTATTAGGCTGAATAATAAGGCTTGCACACTGGACCTACTGCTATTTCTAAAGGACCATCTTTGAATTGGCCAATTTTCGAATATTTGGCCATATCATCAGAAACCCTCTCTAAATGGGAGGCATCTTCATAGGTATCCAGGTTTCTCAACTCCACGATCACATCAATGGACCAGATGTAAATATCGTGGAGTTGATCAACCCAGCCTCTTCACATGTTATTTGTTAAAACTAGGTTTGCAATGGTAGTTAGCTACAACTTCCTGGGCCCTGATTGATACGTCTCACATTAGCTAACCAATACTGAAATAATGTTGTGGTTTCAGGTCACAACGTTACGTTTTCGAAAGACACCAATATTTGCTCTGTACTATACTAAGCTGGCTAGCTGACTATAAATGTACGTGCTGAAAGCTATTATCCTTCCTATATAGTAATCTGCTACATAGCTAACGCGTTAGCCTGTTAGTTAACAAACCATGGCTGAACCTGACATTAGCCCACGAACGTTAGCTACCGTTAACGTTAGTCATCTGCATATCTAGTTCACAGGTTTAACTAGTTAGCAAGATCTCTAAAGGCAATAATATACATCTATTCCATCGTGGTTATCCCAAGGTTTGACGTGTTCGGCTAACAGGCAAGCTACTgtactggctaacgttagctgcttTCATTTAATTGAAGTCGGAAATCATGCTAGCTTAGCCAGCCATATTGATGTCGCAATATGATTGATATAGCCAGAGCGAATGTACTAACATATGGGTATTGGTTAAGTACACGAATAAAAATAATATTAATGCTCACCTTTAAGTCGTTTTCTGGTAAATATTTGCACTGTCTTGCAATCTCAACATACTTATCCAAGTCTAACGGcgccattttaaaaacaagaacttCAGAAAAATAGGAAGTATAATGCGCATCTCGAGCAATGGGCCAGGGTTCCGGTCTAAAGGGACGGTTTCGACTGCTCCTACAGTTTTGCTTCGGTACTGCGGTTTAATTGACGCCCGGCCAAGAAATACAATTTCCAAAAACAGTCACATAAGAGATTTAAGACACTTTAGTCATCACCCGTGTGCACAAATAATCCATTGAATTATTCAAATAATTGTCGCTGAGGCCGACTTGTTTCCATCACTCACAACCGAAGAtgttaaacattttatttttatccAATGTCTGCAATGTTTTTGGATGACTTGACAACGTAGACGCTGCTCACCATGCTCCCTGTGCACTGTGCTAGTGCGCATGTGATATTTGTCTgtataaacagagagaagagagcgaacTCAGCGAAAAATCGGTCTCCCACCAGCAAGTTTTTGTTGTTTCGTCCACCAAGTAAGGATTCAAGGTGAGTGTTGAATTTGgtcaacacatttttttttaatatcTTACATGCTACTTGAGGTTTATTTGATCGAATATACATTTTGCAATGCTTAACTTGTTACGAGGGTACTGATATAAGTAGGCCATTTTGAGAAAAAGCACTTTATATCGGAGTTCTCGCGAGatggctatgcatattcatgaATGGGCTAATAGCATATCTtctctctccattgaatacaggcgTTTGACGTCAACAACCCTCATCGCATATTCAAAATGAGATTACAATAatgagatgtatccaccaatccaaagaaaaGAAAGGTAGGAGCTGGACAGCCGGCCCGGGGGGGCTCGGGTCAGTCTGTCATATCTGGTATGATTCTCCtatcttatctggtgt includes:
- the LOC115119053 gene encoding serine/threonine-protein phosphatase 6 catalytic subunit; amino-acid sequence: MAPLDLDKYVEIARQCKYLPENDLKRLCDYVCDLLLEESNVQPVSTPVTVCGDIHGQFYDLCELFRTGGQVPDTNYIFMGDFVDRGYYSLETFTYLLALKAKWPDRITLLRGNHESRQITQVYGFYDECQTKYGNANAWRYCTKVFDMLTVAALIDEQVLCVHGGLSPDIKTLDQIRTIERNQEIPHKGAFCDLVWSDPEDVDTWAISPRGAGWLFGAKVTNEFVHINNLKLICRAHQLVHEGYKFMFDEKLVTVWSAPNYCYRCGNIASIMVFKDVNTREPKLFRAVPDSERVIPPRTTTPYFL